The following are from one region of the Populus trichocarpa isolate Nisqually-1 chromosome 8, P.trichocarpa_v4.1, whole genome shotgun sequence genome:
- the LOC18101685 gene encoding alpha-galactosidase mel1 isoform X4, whose product MAILPRTSLSLFFFFSFSLYSSYKTHVRVSSQPERASFPPRGWNSYDSFCWIVSEEDFLQSAEIISHRLKPYGYEYAVVDYLWYRRDVPGASTDSRGFDVIDGWGRLIPDPVRWPSSKGGFTEIAKKVHGMGLKFGIHIMRGLSRQAYDANTPILDTTKGGAYEESGRRWRAKDIGIKERSCAWMPHGFMSVNTKLGAGRAFLRSLYEQYAEWGVDFVKHDCVFGDDLDVDEITFVSEVLQKLDRPMLYSLSPGTSASPTIAKDISGLVNMYRVTGDDWDTWGDVAAHFDVARDFAAANKIGAKGLLGRSWPDLDMLPLGWLTDPGSNRGPYRMCNLNLDEQKTQMTLWAMVRSPLMFGGDVRKLDETTYSLITNPFVLEINSFSMNNMEFPYVTGTKGSIHKTMALSQLSRKCLKEVVSRTRFLGLTSCNNPKVNGWLVEALDDLDQICWKENVRSHEPLCLYKRKPLLASDEQLIYNQGELHLLASDGMEFCLDASSRQKRTSKELKSSSFSPCRSDANQEKFMSHFSI is encoded by the exons ATGGCTATCCTACCACGCACCTCTctgtctctcttcttcttcttcagtttCTCTCTTTACAG TTCATACAAAACACATGTTAGGGTATCATCTCAACCTGAGCGGGCTAGCTTTCCACCTCGAGGTTGGAACTCTTATGATTCCTTTTGCTGGATTGTTTCTGAAGAAGACTTCCTGCAAAGTGCCGAAATCATCTCTCATCGTCTAAAGCCTTATGGGTATGAG TATGCAGTGGTAGATTACCTCTGGTATAGGAGAGATGTTCCAGGTGCTTCAACAGATTCTCGTGGATTTGATGTAATTGATGGATGGGGGAGGTTGATCCCTGATCCAGTCAGATGGCCCTCATCCAAGGGGGGGTTCACAGAAATAGCCAAGAAAGTTCACGGCATGGGTTTGAAGTTTGGGATTCACATTATGAGAGGATTAAGTAGACAGGCATATGATGCGAACACCCCTATCTTGGATACTACCAAG GGAGGTGCTTATGAAGAGTCTGGACGACGATGGCGGGCAAAAGATATAGGGATCAAGGAGAGGTCTTGTGCCTGGATGCCACATGGTTTCATGAGTGTAAATACTAAGTTGGGAGCAGGAAGAGCCTTCTTGAGGTCACTTTATGAACAGTATGCCGAGTGGGGTGTTGATTTTG TGAAGCATGATTGTGTATTCGGTGATGACTTGGATGTAGATGAAATAACGTTTGTGTCAGAG GTTCTGCAAAAGCTTGATCGTCCCATGCTGTATTCTTTGTCTCCTGGAACCAGCGCGTCACCAACCATAGCAAAAGATATAAGTGGATTGGTAAACATGTACAGGGTCACTGGGGATGATTGGGATACATGGGGAGACGTTGCAGCTCATTTTGATGTTGCAAG GGACTTCGCTGCTGCTAATAAGATTGGTGCCAAGGGCTTGCTGGGGAGGTCATGGCCTGACTTAGATATGCTACCCTTGGGATGGCTTACAGATCCAG GTTCTAACAGGGGACCATACAGAATGTGCAACCTTAATCTAGATGAACAAAAAACTCAG ATGACTTTGTGGGCAATGGTCAGATCCCCTCTCATGTTTGGAGGAGATGTTAGAAAGCTTGATGAGACCACATACAGTTTGATCACGAATCCCTTTGTTCTGGAAATAAATTCTTTTAGCATGAACAATATGGAG TTTCCTTATGTTACTGGTACGAAGGGTTCTATACATAAGACCATGGCTCTCAGCCAACTATCAAGAAAATGTTTGAAGGAAGTTGTATCACGTACACGATTTCTGGGTCTCACTAGCTGCAATAATCCCAAAGTTAATGGATGGTTAGTTGAAGCTCTTGACGATCTTGACCAGATATGCTGGAAAGAGAACGTGCGAAGCCACGAACCTTTATGCCTATACAAGCGAAAACCTCTTTTGGCTTC TGATGAACAGTTAATTTACAATCAAGGAGAGCTCCATTTATTAGCCAGTGATGGAATGGAGTTTTGCTTGGATGCTTCTTCAAGACAGAAGCGTACTTCAAAAGAACTAAAGAGCAGTTCCTTCTCCCCCTGCAGATCAGATGCCAATCAG GAGAAATTTATGTCGCACTTTTCAATCTGA
- the LOC18101684 gene encoding protein PECTIC ARABINOGALACTAN SYNTHESIS-RELATED: protein MVELRHSSSLGARASSSPMKRDEDASPLIHGSTHDDDHRHQFSRDRDRPFCSFLSDDPRVFSPLNSKISLILISIFVIVGLISAFSIFNRLNAPYLCKKDGIVLHCPHVKEAPSLWENPVSATTSWKPCAERRDDGISDLPPENETNGYIFIHAEGGLNQQRIAICNAVAVAKIMNATLILPVLKQDQIWKDQTKFEDIFDVDHFIDYLKNDVRIVRDIPEWFTDKSELFTSIRRTVKNIPKYAPAQFYIDNVLPRIKEKKIMALKPFVDRLGYDNVPPEINRLRCRVNYHALKFLPEIEEMSDLLVSRMRNRTGISNPFMALHLRFEKGMVGLSFCDFVGTRDEKDRMAEYRKKEWPRRYKNGSHLWQLALQKRKEGRCPLEPEEVAVILRAMGYPKETQIYVASGQVYGGQNRIAPLKNMFPSLVTKEELATKEELDGFRKHVTSLAALDFLVCLKSDVFVMTHGGNFAKLIIGARRYMGHRHKSIKPDKGLMSKSFGDPYMGWATFVEDVVVTHQTRTGLPEETFPNYDLWENPLTPCMCRA, encoded by the exons ATGGTGGAGCTGAGGCACTCGAGCTCGCTTGGAGCTCGAGCCTCTTCCTCCCCAATGAAGCGTGACGAGGACGCCTCCCCTCTCATCCACGGTAGCACTCACGACGACGATCACCGCCATCAATTTTCCAGAGATCGTGACCGTCCCTTTTGTTCTTTTCTCAGTGACGATCCTAGGGTTTTTTCTCCCCTAAACTCCAAGATCTCCTTAATCTTGATTTCTATCTTTGTTATTGTGGGATTAATCTCCGCTTTCTCCATCTTTAATCGATTG AATGCTCCATACCTGTGTAAGAAAGATGGCATTGTTCTTCATTGTCCGCAT GTAAAGGAAGCCCCTTCACTCTGGGAAAACCCAGTCTCCGCCACAACCTCTTGGAAGCCTTGTGCTGAGCGCCGCGATGATGGGATATCAG ATCTGCCTCCTGAAAATGAAACAAATGGTTATATATTTATCCATGCAGAGGGTGGTTTGAATCAGCAAAGGATTGCT ATATGCAATGCTGTAGCAGTGGCCAAAATAATGAATGCCACCCTTATTTTGCCTGTTCTGAAGCAGGATCAGATTTGGAAAGACCAAAC GAAATTTGAAGACATTTTTGATGTTGATCATTTCATTGACTATTTAAAGAATGATGTACGGATTGTTCGTGATATACCCGAGTGGTTTACTGACAAATCAGAGTTATTCACAAGCATAAG ACGAACAGTGAAAAACATTCCAAAATACGCACCTGCTCAATTCTACATAGACAATGTACTGCCTCGaatcaaggaaaagaagataATGGCCCTAAAGCCTTTTGTTGATCGGCTCGG ATATGATAATGTTCCTCCAGAAATCAACAGGCTAAGGTGCAGGGTGAATTATCATGCTCTGAAATTTCTTCCTGAGATAGAGGAGATGTCTGATTTATTGGTATCAAGGATGCGAAACCGCACAGGAATTTCAAATCCATTTAT GGCTCTTCATCTTAGATTTGAAAAGGGGATGGTAGGTCTATCATTCTGTGATTTTGTGGGGACAAGGGATGAGAAAGATAGAATGGCAGAATATAGAAAGAAAGAGTGGCCTCGACGGTATAAG AATGGTTCCCATCTATGGCAACTGGCCCTGCAAAAACGGAAGGAAGGACGGTGCCCTCTTGAACCCGAGGAAGTAGCTGTGATTCTTCGGGCTATGGGATATCCTAAGGAAACTCAGATTTATGTAGCTTCTGGCCAGGTTTATGGTGGACAAAACCGAATAGCTCCACTAAAGAACATGTTCCCAAGCCTG GTAACAAAGGAAGAGCTGGCAACCAAAGAAGAGTTGGATGGATTCAGGAAGCATGTGACAAGCTTGGCAGCCCTTGACTTCCTGGTTTGCCTCAAGTCTGATGTGTTTGTGATGACCCATGGAGGCAACTTTGCTAAATTGATTATTGGGGCCCGTAGATACATGGGTCATCGTCATAAATCCATAAAACCAGACAAGGGGCTAATGTCCAAATCTTTTGGAGACCCGTACATGGGCTGGGCGACTTTTGTAGAGGATGTGGTTGTCACTCACCAGACACGAACTGGATTGCCAGAGGAGACTTTCCCTAATTATGACCTCTGGGAAAACCCTCTGACTCCTTGTATGTGTAGAGCCTGA
- the LOC18101685 gene encoding uncharacterized protein LOC18101685 isoform X2 gives MAILPRTSLSLFFFFSFSLYRVSSQPERASFPPRGWNSYDSFCWIVSEEDFLQSAEIISHRLKPYGYEYAVVDYLWYRRDVPGASTDSRGFDVIDGWGRLIPDPVRWPSSKGGFTEIAKKVHGMGLKFGIHIMRGLSRQAYDANTPILDTTKGGAYEESGRRWRAKDIGIKERSCAWMPHGFMSVNTKLGAGRAFLRSLYEQYAEWGVDFVKHDCVFGDDLDVDEITFVSEVLQKLDRPMLYSLSPGTSASPTIAKDISGLVNMYRVTGDDWDTWGDVAAHFDVARDFAAANKIGAKGLLGRSWPDLDMLPLGWLTDPGSNRGPYRMCNLNLDEQKTQMTLWAMVRSPLMFGGDVRKLDETTYSLITNPFVLEINSFSMNNMEFPYVTGTKGSIHKTMALSQLSRKCLKEVVSRTRFLGLTSCNNPKVNGWLVEALDDLDQICWKENVRSHEPLCLYKRKPLLASDEQLIYNQGELHLLASDGMEFCLDASSRQKRTSKELKSSSFSPCRSDANQMWELNNNGSLISSYSGLCATVNSIDAKVGNSGVRSWIATGRKGEIYVALFNLNSVKTVISAKTSDMAKVLPGRNFNGTSCHGREVWSGKDFGKIEDLISMEVEVHGCALFVVNCR, from the exons ATGGCTATCCTACCACGCACCTCTctgtctctcttcttcttcttcagtttCTCTCTTTACAG GGTATCATCTCAACCTGAGCGGGCTAGCTTTCCACCTCGAGGTTGGAACTCTTATGATTCCTTTTGCTGGATTGTTTCTGAAGAAGACTTCCTGCAAAGTGCCGAAATCATCTCTCATCGTCTAAAGCCTTATGGGTATGAG TATGCAGTGGTAGATTACCTCTGGTATAGGAGAGATGTTCCAGGTGCTTCAACAGATTCTCGTGGATTTGATGTAATTGATGGATGGGGGAGGTTGATCCCTGATCCAGTCAGATGGCCCTCATCCAAGGGGGGGTTCACAGAAATAGCCAAGAAAGTTCACGGCATGGGTTTGAAGTTTGGGATTCACATTATGAGAGGATTAAGTAGACAGGCATATGATGCGAACACCCCTATCTTGGATACTACCAAG GGAGGTGCTTATGAAGAGTCTGGACGACGATGGCGGGCAAAAGATATAGGGATCAAGGAGAGGTCTTGTGCCTGGATGCCACATGGTTTCATGAGTGTAAATACTAAGTTGGGAGCAGGAAGAGCCTTCTTGAGGTCACTTTATGAACAGTATGCCGAGTGGGGTGTTGATTTTG TGAAGCATGATTGTGTATTCGGTGATGACTTGGATGTAGATGAAATAACGTTTGTGTCAGAG GTTCTGCAAAAGCTTGATCGTCCCATGCTGTATTCTTTGTCTCCTGGAACCAGCGCGTCACCAACCATAGCAAAAGATATAAGTGGATTGGTAAACATGTACAGGGTCACTGGGGATGATTGGGATACATGGGGAGACGTTGCAGCTCATTTTGATGTTGCAAG GGACTTCGCTGCTGCTAATAAGATTGGTGCCAAGGGCTTGCTGGGGAGGTCATGGCCTGACTTAGATATGCTACCCTTGGGATGGCTTACAGATCCAG GTTCTAACAGGGGACCATACAGAATGTGCAACCTTAATCTAGATGAACAAAAAACTCAG ATGACTTTGTGGGCAATGGTCAGATCCCCTCTCATGTTTGGAGGAGATGTTAGAAAGCTTGATGAGACCACATACAGTTTGATCACGAATCCCTTTGTTCTGGAAATAAATTCTTTTAGCATGAACAATATGGAG TTTCCTTATGTTACTGGTACGAAGGGTTCTATACATAAGACCATGGCTCTCAGCCAACTATCAAGAAAATGTTTGAAGGAAGTTGTATCACGTACACGATTTCTGGGTCTCACTAGCTGCAATAATCCCAAAGTTAATGGATGGTTAGTTGAAGCTCTTGACGATCTTGACCAGATATGCTGGAAAGAGAACGTGCGAAGCCACGAACCTTTATGCCTATACAAGCGAAAACCTCTTTTGGCTTC TGATGAACAGTTAATTTACAATCAAGGAGAGCTCCATTTATTAGCCAGTGATGGAATGGAGTTTTGCTTGGATGCTTCTTCAAGACAGAAGCGTACTTCAAAAGAACTAAAGAGCAGTTCCTTCTCCCCCTGCAGATCAGATGCCAATCAG ATGTGGGAGTTAAACAATAATGGATCCCTTATCAGCAGCTATTCTGGTCTGTGTGCAACTGTGAACTCAATTGACG CTAAAGTTGGTAACAGTGGAGTTCGCTCTTGGATTGCCACTGGAAGAAAAG GAGAAATTTATGTCGCACTTTTCAATCTGAACTCGGTGAAGACAGTAATATCAGCGAAGACATCAGACATGGCTAAGGTACTTCCTGGGAGAAACTTTAATGGGACATCATGCCACGGCAGAGAAGTTTGGAGTGGAAAAGATTTTGGAAAAATAGAAGATTTAATATCAATGGAGGTAGAGGTGCATGGCTGTGCATTGTTCGTCGTCAACTGTCGCTAG
- the LOC18101685 gene encoding uncharacterized protein LOC18101685 isoform X3 yields the protein MFGSFGFYFHRVSSQPERASFPPRGWNSYDSFCWIVSEEDFLQSAEIISHRLKPYGYEYAVVDYLWYRRDVPGASTDSRGFDVIDGWGRLIPDPVRWPSSKGGFTEIAKKVHGMGLKFGIHIMRGLSRQAYDANTPILDTTKGGAYEESGRRWRAKDIGIKERSCAWMPHGFMSVNTKLGAGRAFLRSLYEQYAEWGVDFVKHDCVFGDDLDVDEITFVSEVLQKLDRPMLYSLSPGTSASPTIAKDISGLVNMYRVTGDDWDTWGDVAAHFDVARDFAAANKIGAKGLLGRSWPDLDMLPLGWLTDPGSNRGPYRMCNLNLDEQKTQMTLWAMVRSPLMFGGDVRKLDETTYSLITNPFVLEINSFSMNNMEFPYVTGTKGSIHKTMALSQLSRKCLKEVVSRTRFLGLTSCNNPKVNGWLVEALDDLDQICWKENVRSHEPLCLYKRKPLLASDEQLIYNQGELHLLASDGMEFCLDASSRQKRTSKELKSSSFSPCRSDANQMWELNNNGSLISSYSGLCATVNSIDAKVGNSGVRSWIATGRKGEIYVALFNLNSVKTVISAKTSDMAKVLPGRNFNGTSCHGREVWSGKDFGKIEDLISMEVEVHGCALFVVNCR from the exons ATGTTTGGTTCCTTCGGTTTTTATTTTCACAG GGTATCATCTCAACCTGAGCGGGCTAGCTTTCCACCTCGAGGTTGGAACTCTTATGATTCCTTTTGCTGGATTGTTTCTGAAGAAGACTTCCTGCAAAGTGCCGAAATCATCTCTCATCGTCTAAAGCCTTATGGGTATGAG TATGCAGTGGTAGATTACCTCTGGTATAGGAGAGATGTTCCAGGTGCTTCAACAGATTCTCGTGGATTTGATGTAATTGATGGATGGGGGAGGTTGATCCCTGATCCAGTCAGATGGCCCTCATCCAAGGGGGGGTTCACAGAAATAGCCAAGAAAGTTCACGGCATGGGTTTGAAGTTTGGGATTCACATTATGAGAGGATTAAGTAGACAGGCATATGATGCGAACACCCCTATCTTGGATACTACCAAG GGAGGTGCTTATGAAGAGTCTGGACGACGATGGCGGGCAAAAGATATAGGGATCAAGGAGAGGTCTTGTGCCTGGATGCCACATGGTTTCATGAGTGTAAATACTAAGTTGGGAGCAGGAAGAGCCTTCTTGAGGTCACTTTATGAACAGTATGCCGAGTGGGGTGTTGATTTTG TGAAGCATGATTGTGTATTCGGTGATGACTTGGATGTAGATGAAATAACGTTTGTGTCAGAG GTTCTGCAAAAGCTTGATCGTCCCATGCTGTATTCTTTGTCTCCTGGAACCAGCGCGTCACCAACCATAGCAAAAGATATAAGTGGATTGGTAAACATGTACAGGGTCACTGGGGATGATTGGGATACATGGGGAGACGTTGCAGCTCATTTTGATGTTGCAAG GGACTTCGCTGCTGCTAATAAGATTGGTGCCAAGGGCTTGCTGGGGAGGTCATGGCCTGACTTAGATATGCTACCCTTGGGATGGCTTACAGATCCAG GTTCTAACAGGGGACCATACAGAATGTGCAACCTTAATCTAGATGAACAAAAAACTCAG ATGACTTTGTGGGCAATGGTCAGATCCCCTCTCATGTTTGGAGGAGATGTTAGAAAGCTTGATGAGACCACATACAGTTTGATCACGAATCCCTTTGTTCTGGAAATAAATTCTTTTAGCATGAACAATATGGAG TTTCCTTATGTTACTGGTACGAAGGGTTCTATACATAAGACCATGGCTCTCAGCCAACTATCAAGAAAATGTTTGAAGGAAGTTGTATCACGTACACGATTTCTGGGTCTCACTAGCTGCAATAATCCCAAAGTTAATGGATGGTTAGTTGAAGCTCTTGACGATCTTGACCAGATATGCTGGAAAGAGAACGTGCGAAGCCACGAACCTTTATGCCTATACAAGCGAAAACCTCTTTTGGCTTC TGATGAACAGTTAATTTACAATCAAGGAGAGCTCCATTTATTAGCCAGTGATGGAATGGAGTTTTGCTTGGATGCTTCTTCAAGACAGAAGCGTACTTCAAAAGAACTAAAGAGCAGTTCCTTCTCCCCCTGCAGATCAGATGCCAATCAG ATGTGGGAGTTAAACAATAATGGATCCCTTATCAGCAGCTATTCTGGTCTGTGTGCAACTGTGAACTCAATTGACG CTAAAGTTGGTAACAGTGGAGTTCGCTCTTGGATTGCCACTGGAAGAAAAG GAGAAATTTATGTCGCACTTTTCAATCTGAACTCGGTGAAGACAGTAATATCAGCGAAGACATCAGACATGGCTAAGGTACTTCCTGGGAGAAACTTTAATGGGACATCATGCCACGGCAGAGAAGTTTGGAGTGGAAAAGATTTTGGAAAAATAGAAGATTTAATATCAATGGAGGTAGAGGTGCATGGCTGTGCATTGTTCGTCGTCAACTGTCGCTAG
- the LOC18101685 gene encoding uncharacterized protein LOC18101685 isoform X1, with translation MAILPRTSLSLFFFFSFSLYSSYKTHVRVSSQPERASFPPRGWNSYDSFCWIVSEEDFLQSAEIISHRLKPYGYEYAVVDYLWYRRDVPGASTDSRGFDVIDGWGRLIPDPVRWPSSKGGFTEIAKKVHGMGLKFGIHIMRGLSRQAYDANTPILDTTKGGAYEESGRRWRAKDIGIKERSCAWMPHGFMSVNTKLGAGRAFLRSLYEQYAEWGVDFVKHDCVFGDDLDVDEITFVSEVLQKLDRPMLYSLSPGTSASPTIAKDISGLVNMYRVTGDDWDTWGDVAAHFDVARDFAAANKIGAKGLLGRSWPDLDMLPLGWLTDPGSNRGPYRMCNLNLDEQKTQMTLWAMVRSPLMFGGDVRKLDETTYSLITNPFVLEINSFSMNNMEFPYVTGTKGSIHKTMALSQLSRKCLKEVVSRTRFLGLTSCNNPKVNGWLVEALDDLDQICWKENVRSHEPLCLYKRKPLLASDEQLIYNQGELHLLASDGMEFCLDASSRQKRTSKELKSSSFSPCRSDANQMWELNNNGSLISSYSGLCATVNSIDAKVGNSGVRSWIATGRKGEIYVALFNLNSVKTVISAKTSDMAKVLPGRNFNGTSCHGREVWSGKDFGKIEDLISMEVEVHGCALFVVNCR, from the exons ATGGCTATCCTACCACGCACCTCTctgtctctcttcttcttcttcagtttCTCTCTTTACAG TTCATACAAAACACATGTTAGGGTATCATCTCAACCTGAGCGGGCTAGCTTTCCACCTCGAGGTTGGAACTCTTATGATTCCTTTTGCTGGATTGTTTCTGAAGAAGACTTCCTGCAAAGTGCCGAAATCATCTCTCATCGTCTAAAGCCTTATGGGTATGAG TATGCAGTGGTAGATTACCTCTGGTATAGGAGAGATGTTCCAGGTGCTTCAACAGATTCTCGTGGATTTGATGTAATTGATGGATGGGGGAGGTTGATCCCTGATCCAGTCAGATGGCCCTCATCCAAGGGGGGGTTCACAGAAATAGCCAAGAAAGTTCACGGCATGGGTTTGAAGTTTGGGATTCACATTATGAGAGGATTAAGTAGACAGGCATATGATGCGAACACCCCTATCTTGGATACTACCAAG GGAGGTGCTTATGAAGAGTCTGGACGACGATGGCGGGCAAAAGATATAGGGATCAAGGAGAGGTCTTGTGCCTGGATGCCACATGGTTTCATGAGTGTAAATACTAAGTTGGGAGCAGGAAGAGCCTTCTTGAGGTCACTTTATGAACAGTATGCCGAGTGGGGTGTTGATTTTG TGAAGCATGATTGTGTATTCGGTGATGACTTGGATGTAGATGAAATAACGTTTGTGTCAGAG GTTCTGCAAAAGCTTGATCGTCCCATGCTGTATTCTTTGTCTCCTGGAACCAGCGCGTCACCAACCATAGCAAAAGATATAAGTGGATTGGTAAACATGTACAGGGTCACTGGGGATGATTGGGATACATGGGGAGACGTTGCAGCTCATTTTGATGTTGCAAG GGACTTCGCTGCTGCTAATAAGATTGGTGCCAAGGGCTTGCTGGGGAGGTCATGGCCTGACTTAGATATGCTACCCTTGGGATGGCTTACAGATCCAG GTTCTAACAGGGGACCATACAGAATGTGCAACCTTAATCTAGATGAACAAAAAACTCAG ATGACTTTGTGGGCAATGGTCAGATCCCCTCTCATGTTTGGAGGAGATGTTAGAAAGCTTGATGAGACCACATACAGTTTGATCACGAATCCCTTTGTTCTGGAAATAAATTCTTTTAGCATGAACAATATGGAG TTTCCTTATGTTACTGGTACGAAGGGTTCTATACATAAGACCATGGCTCTCAGCCAACTATCAAGAAAATGTTTGAAGGAAGTTGTATCACGTACACGATTTCTGGGTCTCACTAGCTGCAATAATCCCAAAGTTAATGGATGGTTAGTTGAAGCTCTTGACGATCTTGACCAGATATGCTGGAAAGAGAACGTGCGAAGCCACGAACCTTTATGCCTATACAAGCGAAAACCTCTTTTGGCTTC TGATGAACAGTTAATTTACAATCAAGGAGAGCTCCATTTATTAGCCAGTGATGGAATGGAGTTTTGCTTGGATGCTTCTTCAAGACAGAAGCGTACTTCAAAAGAACTAAAGAGCAGTTCCTTCTCCCCCTGCAGATCAGATGCCAATCAG ATGTGGGAGTTAAACAATAATGGATCCCTTATCAGCAGCTATTCTGGTCTGTGTGCAACTGTGAACTCAATTGACG CTAAAGTTGGTAACAGTGGAGTTCGCTCTTGGATTGCCACTGGAAGAAAAG GAGAAATTTATGTCGCACTTTTCAATCTGAACTCGGTGAAGACAGTAATATCAGCGAAGACATCAGACATGGCTAAGGTACTTCCTGGGAGAAACTTTAATGGGACATCATGCCACGGCAGAGAAGTTTGGAGTGGAAAAGATTTTGGAAAAATAGAAGATTTAATATCAATGGAGGTAGAGGTGCATGGCTGTGCATTGTTCGTCGTCAACTGTCGCTAG